The segment CTTGCTCGCGCTTACCGGATCGGAAACGAAACGATGATCGGGAGTGACTTCTTTTGAAGTTCGGCAGATTACCCGAGCGGCCAAAGGGGGCTGACTGTAAATCAGCTGGCAACGCCTACGGGGGTTCGAATCCCTCATCTGCCACAAAATTAAATCCCCGGAACCACACATGGTTCCGGGGATTTTTTGTTGGGAAAATGGTCTGCGACGCGCAGATGGACGCTTGACACCCATATCCGGGTGTCATCAGGGATTTTGCGTGTCCGAGTTGGATTAGCTGGCGCTGCCCGGCTCCAGCCAGTAGCCATCCAGGTGGTGGACCAATTGCCGTCCCAGTCCGCCGGACAGCTGGATCCAAAGCGTGCTGCGGTCCTCGGTCATGCCGTCCAGGGTGCCCACGATCCTGTTGCCGCGGGCGTCCTGCAAGACCAGCTCCTGGTGAAGGGGTAGTTCAGGCCACGCGCCTGCGTACGGCCTGTTAGTAGCGGTGATGCTCACTGAATCTCCTTGATACCTTCTTCATTTTGTTTCCAGACATTTTGCCCGCGGTACGTGAACCTGCGGTAAACGCCAAGCTATCCAGCGACACACAAAACAAAGCTTCCGCGCAATATTACTGCGAAGTAACATTGCGATTATGCATTTGCTTCTCCGAACCCTTTTGATCTTGTTCACCTCGTCCAGGCGGAGCCGGCTCGGCGTTTGGGGTACGTCGTCGTTGCCCATGCGCGTGATGCCCACGGACATCGACATCGCCATGCACGTCAACAACGGCATGTATTTCTCGCTGATGGATCTTGGACGCTTCGACCTCATGGTGCGCGCAGGGATCTGGCAGAAGATGCGCCGCCGGGGCTGGAGCCCCGTAGCTGCGGGGGAGACCATCGCGTTCCGGAAGTCGTTGCAGCTTTGGCAGCGGTACACTATCGAGTCAAAGATCATCGGACTCGACTCTAAAGCGATCTACTTCGAACAGCGCATGGTGGTCGACGGCGAGATCTACGCCCGTGCGCACATTGCCACGCGGCTTGTCGAGAAGGGCATGCCCGTGAGCCAGGAGGAAATCCTGGCCGAGTTCGGGGAGCCTCCCGCGGACCTTGAGCTTCCTGAATGGATCCACGAATGGCGGGAGAACAATGCGCTTCCCGGTGCACGCCGGGCCGCACCGCACCTCTGGCACTAGGCGAAGGTACCCGGCGTCCCCAAGCCGGCCGCCCGCCGTCGTGCTTTATTCCCGGTTTGCCGGGTAGCGAACAAGGGCGACTTCGATCGCGTCGTCGCGTACCGTGGATGCATGGCTACTGTTGACATCACCGGCGAGCAGTTCGCAACGACCATTGAGGGCAATGACATTGTCCTGGTGGATTTCTGGGCTGCGTGGTGCGGCCCGTGCAGGCAGTTTGCCCCCACCTACCAGGCCGCTTCCGAGAAGCACGACGATGTCTTCTTCGCTAAAGTGGACACCGAGGCCGAGCAGCAGCTCGCCGCCGAGGCCGGTATCTCCTCCATCCCCACGCTCATGGCCTTCCGCGAGAAGGTCCTCGTGTTCTCCCAGCCGGGCGCACTGAACGGCCCCCAACTGGAGCAGGTCATCGAGGCTGTGAAGGGATTGGACATGACCGAGGTCCACGCGCATATCGCGAAGCAGCGCGCCGAAAACTCCTAGAGGCGCTCGAGCTTGACCGGCTCAGCGAGCAACGCGCTGAGGGATTCGTTGAGGTCTTGGACGGCGATGCCCTTGGAGTGCATGTCGAGGTGTTCTTCGGAGGCCCACTGCTCGGTCAGGACCAGCTTGTCCTCGTTGGCTTCGGTGAGTTCGTAACGGATGCAACCGGGCTCGTTCACCACCTCGTCGATCGCGATTTCCAGGGCGAGCTTAACGCGGAAGAATTCGCCGTCGTTAGGAATGAACGTGGCTTGCAGGTCAATGGGTGCACTCATGGGATTCACATTACCGGCTGCTGCGGCCAGCGCCTGAAATATTTTGTAGGACTTCCAAGCAAAAGCCTTCTCTTGGACCTGCGTAGTTGGTAGCGTGCGTTCATGCTTTCCTACACAGCCGGGGACACTGACGTCCCGCTGCTTGAAGAGACCATCGGCGCCAATTTTGAACGCGTCGCGGCGCGGTTCCCGCTACGGGATGCGCTCATCGAAGCGGCCCCTGTTCCGGGCGCTGAGGCCCGGCGCTGGAGCTACGAAAAACTGAACGACGACGTCGACCGCCTCGCCCGTGCCCTGCTCGCCATGGGTGTCGCCAAAGGTGACCGGGTAGGTATCTGGAGCCCGAACTGCGCCGAGTGGACCATCCTGCAGTACGCCACGGCGAAGATCGGCGCGATCCTGGTCAACGTCAACCCGGCCTACCGCAGCCACGAACTCGAATTCGTGGTCCGGCAGAACGGCATGCGGATGCTGGTGGCCGCTCCGTCGGACAAGAACAGCGACTATGTGGGCATGGCCCGGGAGGCTTTGACCAGATGCCCGGAGCTTCGGGAGCTGGTGTTCCTTCCCGATCTTGGACTGGACATGCTCAACGCAGGTGAACCGCAAATGGACGCCGAGCTGACGTTCGCGGAGCTGCTGAAGCGGGCAGACGACGTCGCGCCCTTAGCGCTCACGGCGCGGATGGCGGAACTGGACGCGCACGATCCCATCAACCTGCAGTACACCTCCGGGACTACGGGGTTCCCCAAGGGTGCCACGTTGACGCACCACAATATCCTCAACAACGGCAACCAGATCGGCAGGCTGCTGGGCTATACGGAACGCGACCGGGTGGTCCTTCCGGTGCCGTTCTACCACTGTTTTGGCATGGTCATCGGGAACCTCAACGCCCTGAGCTTCGGGGCAGCCACCATCATTCCCGGGCGTGGATTCACCCCGGCCGCTACCCTGGAGGCCGTGCAGGACTTCGGCGGAACCTCGCTGTGCGGGGTGCCCACTATGTTCATCGCCGAGTTGGCTTTGCCGGATTTCGCCTCCTACGACCTCTCCACGCTGCGCACCGGCGTCATGGCCGGCTCACTGTGCCCTATCGAGGTCATGGAGCGCGTCATTTCCGAGATGAACATGCGGGACGTGGCCATTTGCTACGGCATGACCGAGACCTCGCCGGTGTCCACCATGACCCTCGCGGCGGACACCTTGGAGCAGCGGACCACCACGGTGGGGCGCACCATGCCGCGGCTCGAGTCCAAGATCGTGGATCCTGGCACGGGCGAAACCATGGAACGGGGCAGGATCGGCGAGCTCTGCACGCGCGGCTACTCCGTCATGGCAGGGTACTGGGGCCAGCCGGACAAAACGGCCGAGGCCATCGACGACGAAGGCTGGATGCACACCGGCGACCTCGCCCGGATGGATCCGGAGGGTTTCATCGTGATCGAAGGCCGCATGAAGGACATGGTCATCCGTGGAGGCGAGAACGTCTATCCCCGCGAGATCGAGGAGTTCCTGTACCGGCATCCCGCCATCCAGGATGTCCAAGTGATCGGGGTCCCGGATGCCAAGTTCGGGGAGGAACTGATGGCCTGCATCATCCTGAAACCGGGATCAGCTTTGGACCTGGCCGGAGTGCAGGAATTCTGTCGCGGCAAGCTGGCCCACTACAAGATTCCGCGCTACGTGGACATCCGGGAGAGCTTCCCCATGACCGTGTCGGGGAAGGTCCGCAAGGTCGACATGCGGGAGGAAGCGATCGCCCGCCTGGGTCTTTGATCCAAGGCGTGGTCACTTACGGCCCATGTCTGGCAGCAACACGGGCCGTAAGTGACCCCGCGTTGGCGTGGTGGGAAGTCTGCCTGTGGATAACTCCTACCCGGCCTCCGTTTGCGGACAAACTGGATCGCATGGTCCGCATCAATCCGCTGCCGGAGGAACTCAGTGATCGTCCTTTCACGGTCTATGAATCCCGTGCCCTTGGCGTCACTCCGAAGCGTCTCCGGGCCAGGGACGTGTCCGACGGCGGCCGGCTGATTCATCTGCCTGGGGGACGTGAGTTTGCACTTGCCGAACGGGCGCGGGTCCTTGCGGCGGCAACACCGGGTGCCTGGGTGTCCCATGAGAGCGCCGCGATACTGACCCGGCTCGGCCTTCCTCCGTGGCTGGGCGGCGGTGGGACGGTCCACCTCAGCAAGCCCCATGAGCTTCCCCGGGTCCGTCGGAATGGAGTGACGGGGCACCGGGTGCGAGTCCTCCCTGGCGAGGTCACGGAAATAGGCGGAATCCCGGTGTCCTCCCCGTCCCGGACGTGGCTTGATCTGACGCATCAGTTGCCGCTGCCGTACGTGATTGCCATGGGAGATCAGTTGATCCGCATGCCCCGCCCGGGCCTTGAAGGAAGGACGGAGCCCTACGCGGACAAGGAGGGGCTGCGCCTCCTGATCCGGCAGCATCCGAACATGAAAGGCGTGGAGAAGGGCCGGCTCGCCCTTGAAGACATGCGGGTCGGAGCGGACTCGTTTCCGGAGACATTCCTGCGGCTGGCCATGTTGGATGCGCGGTTGCCTGAACCGGAATTGCAGCTCCGCCTCGATCCGGACGATCCGTGGTCGCCGTCCGCGGACCTCGGGTACCGGCGGTTCCGGATCGCCGTGCAGTACGACGGCGCTCCGCACCTCACGCGGGAACAGCAGTCAAGGGACAACCGCAGGGATGAGGCTTTCACCAGCGCCGGCTGGTCCTACTTCAAGGCCAACGCCCATGATCTGGCCGAAGGGTTCAGAGGCCTCATTGTCCGGCTCAAGCGGGCGAAACTCCGCTCCGTATCAGCCAACGCGGGGTCACTTAGGGCCCATATCCGGCAGCAACATGGGCCGTAAGTGACCCCGCGTTGCAGGTGGATGAGGCGCTAGTGCCCGCGGTGGTCCTGAATGGTCATGCGGGGTCCAAAAGTGGGCTTGCGGAAGCCGCTGAGTCCGATCATCCGGACCACCCGCTGCCGGTGCCCACGCCACGGTTCCAGGAGGATGATCATTCCGGCGTCGTCCGTTTTCCGGCCGGTCAGCGCATAGCCGACATACGAGGCCAGATGGTAGTCGCCCACCGCGATCGAGTCCGGGCAGCCGTGGGTCCGCTGGACAACCTCGGCGGCGGTCCAGACGCCGATGCCTGGAATCGTCTGCATCTTGGCTCCCGCCTCGGCCGCGCTGAGTGAGGCGAGCCGTTCAAGCGCGACGGCGGATCGCAGCGTGCGCATGACCGTGGCCGAACGTTGGGGGCCCACTCCTGCCTTGTGCCACTCCCATGAAGGAACGGTCAACCAATGGCTGGCAGATGGCGGGACAAGCAGGCCCGACGGCGCGTGTCTGCCAGCGCTGGGGGCCGCGGTTCCGTAGCGGTACATCAGGTAGCGGTAGCCCCGCCGGGCTTCGATAGTGGTGACCTTTTGCTCAAGAATCGTGGGCACGAGGGAGTCCACCACGCGGCCGGTGGTAGGTAAACGGACGGCGAGGTTCCGGCGTCGGGCTTCCCTGACTATTCGCGGAAGGGTTGCATGGAAGGCTTCTTCGTCGAAGCCGGACCAGTCGTCACCGCTTCCCAACAGGGCAGGTACGGAGGCGATGGCGGAATCGGCACCGGCGCCCCAAGCCTGGGCATCGACGTGCGTGTCCTGCCCGGATCCCGCGGCGGTGAGTCGCAGAGTGGCCGGACCGTCCGGCGTCGTGAAGGCCATCCACACGCCGTCCTGCCGCGCAGCGAAGGACGGATCGCCGTTGCCGCGCATGATGATTCCGACGGTCTGGAGGAGATCAAAGGAACCACCGGGATGCCATCGCACCGATGCGTCGGCCGCAGCAGCTGCGGCGGGTGGAGCGTCGACGATCGTCATTCATTCATGGTCGCACGATCGTCTGACAAGACCGGACATGTCCGGAAACGCGTAGTCCCGGTTCCCCTTACGCCGCGAATCCCGCAGGGTTACACTCCACCTGAGGCGCGGGGCATCCGCGTCTTCGACAAGCAACCCAGGAGAAAACAATGGCCGCAATCGTGCACTTTGAGATCCCCGCGGATGACCAAGAGCGGGCCAGTAACTTCTACAAATCGGCGTTCGATTGGCAGATCAATCCGATGCCGCAGATGGATTACAGCATCGTCGTCACCACCCCGAGCGACGAGAAAACAGGCATGCCCAGCCAGCCCGGAGCCATCAACGGCGGGATGATGGCAAGGGCGGGCGAACTCACCTCGCCAGTGATCACGGTGGATGTGGAAAGCATCGACACTGCCTTGGCCGAGATCGAACGCCTGGGCGGCTCGGTGGTGAAAGCGAAGGATGCCATTCCGGGAATGGGTTACTACGCCTATTTCAAGGACACCGAGGGCAACGTCCTGGGCCTGTGGGAGAACCTTCCGCCCGAGGAGCGAGCCTCAGCAGAGTAGGCTTGAAGCACAGTAGGGCTGGAAACAAGGCGTCAGGCTGCTCCCGACGACAACCAGAGGACCAAGACGGAGAGTGGCAGGAGCAGCACCACGGCGACAAGTCCTGCCGCGGCAAACCCTCCCCAGCGTATTTGGACGTTGAGGGCCTGCAGCCGTTCGTGCCACAACAGCGTGGCCAGTGAAGCCCACGGCGAGATGAGCGGACCCATGTTGACGCCGATGAGCAAAGCCGCCAACCGGACAGGAGAGCCGGCCACGGGCTCGAGGGCCAGGTAAGCCGGAAGGTTGTTGGCTCCGTTGGCTGCCGCGGCGCCAAGTCCAGCGAGGCGCAGAAGCGAAGGAAAGCCATCCCCGGTGCCGGCAATGCCTGCGAGCAAAGGTGTCAGGCCGATGTCGTGCAGCGTCTCCACCACCATGAAAAGACCGATCGTCAGCATGAGCGGCCGCCACGGAACCATGGACCAACGCAAGGAGCCCGGACGCCGTCGCAGGAAAACACCGAGGAGCACGAGCGCAGCGGCCATGGCCGGGAACTGTACGGGAACCCCGGAAACCAGTGCGGGCAGCAGGACCACCAGGGTCGCCGCGCACATGAGCAGCAAGGGCCTGTCCCGCACGTTGTGGGTCGGTTGGGGGCCGTATCGGCCGGCCAGCTGCTTCCGGAAAGCCATGCCCAACAAGGTCACCGGCACCACGATCCCGGCGATAGCGGGCGCCCAAACGAGTCCGGCAAAGGAGACCGGGGACATTCCGAGGCGACTTTGGGCTAGGAGGTTGGTCAGATTGGATACCGGCAGCAGCATGGACGCCGTATTGGCGAGCCAGACGGCGGTGAGGGCGAAAGGCAAAGCGGGGATCCGCGCGTGCACGGCCAGGAGCACGACCACCGGGGTTACCAGAACCGCGGTGGTGTCCAGCGACAAGAACACGGTGGAAACAGTTGCGAGCGCAATGACCAGAAGCCAAAGGACCCAGACGCGCCCCCGGCCGAACACGGCGATTTTGTCGGTCAGCACTTGGAACAGGCCCGCGTCCGCCACCAATTCGGTCACCACGGTCATTGCCAGCACGAAGGCGAGTATGGGGACTGTCCGCGCCGTCAGCTCCTCGAAAGCGGGAAGGCGAAGGAACCCGAACGCCAGGCAGAGGACACCTGCCACCAGCATCCCGATGGGAAGGAAATAGCTGCGATGCCTTCTCCACCCTTTCCTCGTCCCCACGGCGAGCGCTCCCCGGGGCCGCTCTATTCTGCCCCGAAGCGCCCGCGGGCCTCGGCCGGGATCAGGGGCTTCTCGGCACGGACCTTGAGCTCCTGCACGGCCCAGGTGTTACCGTCCGGATCGCTGAAGCCAAAGAACGTGCCGCCGTCGCGCTCGTCGAAGACGGTGACTTCGCTGGCCTCCACGCCGCGGCTGATCAATTCCTCCCGTGCGGCCCGCGCGTCCGCGACCACAAGCTGCAATCCCCGCATGGAGCCCGGTGCCATCTCCTTCTGCGCAGGGAGGTCACCGATGACGATCGAACAACCGGAGCCCCGGGGAGTCAGCTGGGCTACATGCATGTGCTCGTTGGTGGTGTTGTGGTCAAGGGCGAAGCCCACCTTGTCGCGGTAGAAATCGATCGCACGGTCAATGTCGCTCACGGGGAGCACAACTACTTCGAGGGTCCAATCCATGGTGCATGTCCTTTCCTTGAAGAGCGTCACGGTTAGCTTGCCCGCGGGGCCGTTCTTTGGCTAGACGACGCTCCGGCGTGGTGCCGATTCCTTGCTGCGCCGGGGCAGACCGAACCAAGCGGTAACTTGGTACCTATGAAGTACGCCCAGTCCGTCCTGGACCTCATTGGCAATACCCCGCTCATCAAGCTCAACCACGTGACCGGGGACATCAAAGCGACCATTCTGGTGAAGCTCGAATATGTGAACCCGGGCGGTTCCATCAAGGACCGCATCGCGGTGAAGATGATCGAGCAGGCTGAGCGGGACGGGAAGCTCAAACCGGGTGGAACCATCGTGGAACCAACCTCGGGCAACACCGGCGTGGGGCTGGCCTTGGTGGCCCAGCAAAAGGGTTACAAATGCATTTTTGTGGTCCCGGACAAAGTGGGCGAGGACAAGCGTGCCGTACTCCAGGCCTACGGTGCCGAAGTCGTCGTCACTCCCACCGCAGTGGCCCCGGACAGCCCGCAAAGCTACTACAGCGTCTCTGACCGCATTGCGTCGGAAATCCCGGGAGCTTACAAACCGGACCAGTTCTCCAACCCCGCAGCTCCCGGTAGCCACTACGAAACCACGGGGCCGGAGATCTGGCGGGATACCGACGGCAAGATCACGCATGTGGTCATCGGCGCCGGGACGGGCGGCACCATTACCGGTACCGGCAGGTACCTCAAGGACGTGTCTGCCGATCGGCCGGAGTCCGACGGCGGCCGGGT is part of the Arthrobacter methylotrophus genome and harbors:
- a CDS encoding 3-methyladenine DNA glycosylase, which encodes MTIVDAPPAAAAAADASVRWHPGGSFDLLQTVGIIMRGNGDPSFAARQDGVWMAFTTPDGPATLRLTAAGSGQDTHVDAQAWGAGADSAIASVPALLGSGDDWSGFDEEAFHATLPRIVREARRRNLAVRLPTTGRVVDSLVPTILEQKVTTIEARRGYRYLMYRYGTAAPSAGRHAPSGLLVPPSASHWLTVPSWEWHKAGVGPQRSATVMRTLRSAVALERLASLSAAEAGAKMQTIPGIGVWTAAEVVQRTHGCPDSIAVGDYHLASYVGYALTGRKTDDAGMIILLEPWRGHRQRVVRMIGLSGFRKPTFGPRMTIQDHRGH
- a CDS encoding VOC family protein codes for the protein MAAIVHFEIPADDQERASNFYKSAFDWQINPMPQMDYSIVVTTPSDEKTGMPSQPGAINGGMMARAGELTSPVITVDVESIDTALAEIERLGGSVVKAKDAIPGMGYYAYFKDTEGNVLGLWENLPPEERASAE
- a CDS encoding putative quinol monooxygenase, with translation MSAPIDLQATFIPNDGEFFRVKLALEIAIDEVVNEPGCIRYELTEANEDKLVLTEQWASEEHLDMHSKGIAVQDLNESLSALLAEPVKLERL
- a CDS encoding acyl-CoA thioesterase, translating into MHLLLRTLLILFTSSRRSRLGVWGTSSLPMRVMPTDIDIAMHVNNGMYFSLMDLGRFDLMVRAGIWQKMRRRGWSPVAAGETIAFRKSLQLWQRYTIESKIIGLDSKAIYFEQRMVVDGEIYARAHIATRLVEKGMPVSQEEILAEFGEPPADLELPEWIHEWRENNALPGARRAAPHLWH
- a CDS encoding thioredoxin family protein, giving the protein MATVDITGEQFATTIEGNDIVLVDFWAAWCGPCRQFAPTYQAASEKHDDVFFAKVDTEAEQQLAAEAGISSIPTLMAFREKVLVFSQPGALNGPQLEQVIEAVKGLDMTEVHAHIAKQRAENS
- a CDS encoding SLC13 family permease, translated to MLVAGVLCLAFGFLRLPAFEELTARTVPILAFVLAMTVVTELVADAGLFQVLTDKIAVFGRGRVWVLWLLVIALATVSTVFLSLDTTAVLVTPVVVLLAVHARIPALPFALTAVWLANTASMLLPVSNLTNLLAQSRLGMSPVSFAGLVWAPAIAGIVVPVTLLGMAFRKQLAGRYGPQPTHNVRDRPLLLMCAATLVVLLPALVSGVPVQFPAMAAALVLLGVFLRRRPGSLRWSMVPWRPLMLTIGLFMVVETLHDIGLTPLLAGIAGTGDGFPSLLRLAGLGAAAANGANNLPAYLALEPVAGSPVRLAALLIGVNMGPLISPWASLATLLWHERLQALNVQIRWGGFAAAGLVAVVLLLPLSVLVLWLSSGAA
- a CDS encoding VOC family protein encodes the protein MDWTLEVVVLPVSDIDRAIDFYRDKVGFALDHNTTNEHMHVAQLTPRGSGCSIVIGDLPAQKEMAPGSMRGLQLVVADARAAREELISRGVEASEVTVFDERDGGTFFGFSDPDGNTWAVQELKVRAEKPLIPAEARGRFGAE
- a CDS encoding AMP-binding protein, translated to MLSYTAGDTDVPLLEETIGANFERVAARFPLRDALIEAAPVPGAEARRWSYEKLNDDVDRLARALLAMGVAKGDRVGIWSPNCAEWTILQYATAKIGAILVNVNPAYRSHELEFVVRQNGMRMLVAAPSDKNSDYVGMAREALTRCPELRELVFLPDLGLDMLNAGEPQMDAELTFAELLKRADDVAPLALTARMAELDAHDPINLQYTSGTTGFPKGATLTHHNILNNGNQIGRLLGYTERDRVVLPVPFYHCFGMVIGNLNALSFGAATIIPGRGFTPAATLEAVQDFGGTSLCGVPTMFIAELALPDFASYDLSTLRTGVMAGSLCPIEVMERVISEMNMRDVAICYGMTETSPVSTMTLAADTLEQRTTTVGRTMPRLESKIVDPGTGETMERGRIGELCTRGYSVMAGYWGQPDKTAEAIDDEGWMHTGDLARMDPEGFIVIEGRMKDMVIRGGENVYPREIEEFLYRHPAIQDVQVIGVPDAKFGEELMACIILKPGSALDLAGVQEFCRGKLAHYKIPRYVDIRESFPMTVSGKVRKVDMREEAIARLGL